The genomic window TGATGGTGGTGATGGTGGCAGTGTGTGGTTTGAGGCCGATGAGGGGCTAAACACACTGGTTGATTATCGCTATACCCGTAAATTCTTCGCCAAAGACGGTCAGCGTGGTCAGCGCAGTAATATGACTGGCTGCAAGGGCGATGACTTGGTCATTAAAGTGCCTGTTGGCTGTACTGTGATCGATGAAGACACCAATGAAGTGCTCGGTGATTTGGCTGAGTCGGGTCAGCGTTTGTTGGTTGCCCAGGGCGGCTTTCACGGTCTTGGCAATACCCGTTTCAAATCGAGTACCAATCGTGCGCCGACTCAGACAACCAAGGGTTCTGAGGGTGAGATGCGAAACCTCAAGCTAGAGTTGAAGGTGTTGGCTGATGTTGGCTTGTTGGGTATGCCCAATGCAGGTAAGTCGACGCTGATTCGTGCGGTGTCGGCGGCAAAGCCAAAGGTAGCCAATTATCCATTTACTACCCTGGTGCCAAATTTAGGTGTGGTCAGTGTGCAAAAGCACCGCTCGTTTGTGCTTGCCGATATCCCAGGTCTTATCGAGGGTGCGGCGATGGGGGCGGGTTTGGGTATCCGCTTTCTGAAGCATCTGACACGTACTCGCATCTTGTTGCATATTGTCGATGTGGCGCCGTTTGATGAGTCTGACCCTGCTGAAACGGCACTTAAGATTGCCAAAGAGCTTGGTTTGTTTAGCCCTACTCTGGCGGGTCGTGATCGTTGGTTGGTGTTGAATAAGCTTGATTTGCTGCCCGAGGATGAGCGCCAGGAAAGGGTTGATGCGATTGTTTCTGCCTTGGATTGGCAGGGTAAGGTCTATTCCATTTCGGCAATTAGTTCTGTCGGCACCGATGCCCTGGTGAGCGACCTGATGGATTATATCGAGCATCGCCGTGAGCTAGAGAGTGAAGACCCAGAGTTACTTGAGCTTGAGCGTGAGCAGCAGACACTGATGCAGGAAGAGGGTCGCCAGCGTATTGAAGAGTTGGCTGAGCACCGAGCGGTGGAGCGTGCAATGGCGCTTAAGTCGGGGCTGGAAGACGATGATGACGATGATGACGACGATCATGATGTCGAGATCATTTATGCACCGTAAGTGCGGTTGGTTGGAAAAGTAAGAGGTTGCCGGTGGCGAAGCGTTGGGTAGTAAAGATTGGTAGTGCGCTGTTAACTGCGAATGGTGCGGGTTTGGCTAAAGAGGCTATTGCTGGCTGGGTCGAGCAGATGGCTGATCTGCGCCGCCAGGGTATAGAGGTTGTGCTGGTGTCCTCCGGTGCTGTGGCGGCTGGAATGGCTGTGATGGGGTGGAGTGAGAGGCCGCAGCGGATGAGTGATCTGCAAGCCGCTGCGGCAATTGGCCAGGTTGGCTTGGTGCAATCTTATCAGGCAGAGTTCTCACGTTATCAGCTACAGTCGGCTCAGGTGCTGTTGGTGCATGACGATTTGTCGAACAGAAAGCGCTACCTGAATGCGCAGGCAACACTGCGCTCGTTGTTGTCGATGGGTGTGGTGCCGGTTATTAACGAAAATGACACGGTTGTTACCGATGAAATTCGCTTTGGTGACAACGATACCCTGGGTGCGTTGGTGGCCAATTTGGTCGAGGCCGACCGACTGATTATCATGACGGATCAAGACGGCTTGTTCGATGCCGATCCTCGTAAGCATCCTCATGCCAAATTGATCGAGCACGCCAGCGCCGAAGACAAGCTGCTATTTGCTGTTGCTGGTGATACCGGTGGGCACTTAGGGCGTGGCGGTATGTATACCAAGGTTAATGCTGCCCGTTTAGCGGCTCGCTCTGGTGCGGACACGATTATTGTTGGTGGCGCTATTGAGGGGGTGTTGACGCGGATTGCCGCAGGAGAGCAGCTGGGAACAACGATCAGTGCTGGCAGAGAGCCTGTTGCGGCGCGCAAGCAGTGGTTGGCCGGGCATCTTAGGGTCGCTGGTCGGGTCACTATCGACGATGGTGCTGTGCGCGTTTTGAGGTCTTCTGGTAGTAGCTTGTTGCCCGTTGGTATTACCGCGGTTGAGGGTAGTTTCGAGCGAGGGGAAGTGGTGATTTGTACCGATTCTTCAGGTAGTGAGGTGGCCAGGGGGTTGGTGAATTATTCATCGGCCGAGGCGGTTAAGCTAAAGGGTCTGGCCAGTAGTCGCATTGAGAAAGTACTGGGTTACCGTGGTGATGAAGAGATGATGCACAGAGATAATATGGTGATTGCCGTCTGGGCGTGATTATCGGCTCAATTTCCAGGCATAAAAAAACCGGCAAAGCCGGTTTTTTTAGTCGTCTAGGTCAAGATTAAGCCGCGAGTGCTTTCACCTTGGTGTTTAGACGGCTTTTAAGGCGTGCAGCTTTATTCTTGTGAATAATGCCTTTGTCTGCCATGCGATCGATAACAGGTACCGCGTCGTTGTAAGCGGCTTGTGCGCTTTCGTGGCTACCGCTTGCAATTGCTGCGATAACTTTTTTGATGTAAGTACGAACCATCGAGCGCAGGCTGGCGTTGTGGTTGCGACGCTTTTCGCCTTGGCGAGCGCGTTTTTTAGCTTGTGGAGAGTTTGCCACCGTATAGCTCCTAAAAATTTGTGTGCATAAATAAAGACGCCGGATTATTCATTGTAACGGAGGTAATGTCAACAGTGTTGTTGTAACAAGGGCGAATAAATTCTATTGCGGTGGAGATTAACATTGTGGTGGTTGAAACAAATGTTAGTGTAGAGAATGGGTTGCGGCGATAAGGCTTGCGGCTTTGGGGATAAGGGTGGCGATGAGAAGAATATTGGGCGCGCGTTTGTTTGCAGCGATCTTGTTGGCAGTGGCTGTGCCGCTTGGTTGGCTGTTGCTGGAATATGCGCGTGGCGTGGCGCCCTGGGTCTCGCTGCAGCAACACGCACTGTTATACAGTTATATGTTGCTTAGCGTACTGGCATTGATGACGTTGCTTTCTTATTACCGCTATCGCATTGAGCGTGGTCTGCGAAAACTTAGCATCACCGACCCATTGACTGGGTTGTACAATCGTCGTTATTTTCTCAGCAGGTTGAATGACGAGTTTCTACTCTATGCGCGTCAGCCACGACCGGTATCGCTTATCTTTATTGACCTCGATCACTTCAAGTTGATTAACGACCGATATGGCCACCAGTCGGGTGACGAGTTATTGGTGGCGATAGCGAGGGTGTTGCGAACCTCGAGCCGCTCAGAGGAGGTGGTGGCGAGAATAGGTGGAGAAGAGTTGTGTGTCTTGTTGCCGAACTGCACTCAAGACCAAGCTTATACTGCCGCTACTCGCTTTCATCGAGCGATTGAAACAATGGCGGCGCTGAGTACGGAAGGCGAGGCTATTGCGGTAACCGCCAGTGTTGGGGTGGCGACTACAAACGACCAAATTTCAAGCGACAAACTATTGTTTAAGGCTGCGGATGTGGCGATGTACCAGGCAAAGCAGTCGGGGCGCAACCAGGTAGTGGTGGCAGGGTTGCCTCGTTGACTTCTCACGTATTAAGGTGGCGATTGGCTGAGCCAATCGAGGCATCATACTGGTATAATCAAAATCGCTGCTTTGATAACAGTTTAGCCGCTGTGGACTACAGGAATGCACTATGAAACCAACCGCGGAAAAAATACTGGATGCGGCGGAGGGGTTGTTTGCCGAAAAAGGCTATTTGGCAACCTCGTTAGGCGATGTGGCCGACGCTGTCGGTATTCGACCGCCAAGCTTATACAATCATTTTAAAAATAAAGAGGCGCTGTATAACGCTGTCTTGGAGCGCCTGCTTTTGCTGTTTAATGAGCCCTTGCAAATATTGCTGGATCAAGAGGTTGATCAGCAGTCGGTGCTGGATTGGCAGCGTAACTTAGTGCGATTACACAGTAAAAACCCCAATCTTTCGAAATTGCTTCAGCACGCGGCGTTGTCTGGCGATCCCCATATCAAAGATATGCTTGGGCGCTTGTTTGAGCCGTTATTCTACTACGGTAATACGGTAACCAATGCGTTGTCGCCCGTGGTTGAAAAGCACGCTGAATTGTTGCCGTGGATTATTATGGCCTTTAATAATATCGTGATGTCTTATGTCACCATGGCGCCATTATATAAGGAGGTGTTGGGTATGGATCCTTTTTGCGACGAGGCGATAGAGCGTCAAATTCAGAGTATCGGGCTACTCACTGAGGCCTACCTAGAAAAGTACATAACCGGGCCAGAGGTGACGTAGCGTGAGTCAGTTTAATGTTCAGTCATTGGGTAATAATGGCTATAAAATACAGTGGCAACAGCCAGGCCGTTTCGCAGTAACTTGTGAAGGGGCAGACATAGCCAATGTTGAGCAGGGCAGCGGCTATGTCGATGTTCACCTGTCAGGTGGTGCTGGCAAACCTGTCTTTGCCTTAACGGGTGAAAACGGGGCGCGGGTAAGAGTGAGTGAGCGTAGGGTGAGGCTTACCGGTAGTCATAACTTTCGTGACTTGGGCGGGTACCAAAATGACCGTGGCCAGCAGGTGCGGTGGGGACGGCTGTTCCGCTCTGGCAGACTGTCGGGCTTAACCGAAAGGGATGTGATGAGCCTGGCGACATTGGACTTGAGTGTGGTCTGTGATTTTCGACAGCCCAGTGAGTCGCTCGATCATCCATCACTGCTGCCAGCGAAGAAGCCTGAGGTTCTCGATCTTTCGATAGACCCGGGTAACTTATCGAATTTTTTCGGAGAGATCATTGCCGGCAACTTGGAACCGGACGATGTTGCCCAGTTCATGCAGGGCATTAACCACGAGCTGGTGTTAGAACATTCGCACCGCTATCGTCAGATGTTTGAGTCGATGCTAGAAACTCGAGGCAATATGTTGATTCACTGTACTGCGGGCAAGGATCGCACGGGTTTTGGAGCGAAGCTGATTCTATCGGCGCTGGGTGTCGACCGGGCGACGATAATGAAGGATTACTTGCTAACCAACGAGTATTTACCGATAGAGGATGAGATACGGGCGATTATAGCGCACTATCAGCACCTGACAGATGCCAAGATTGAGCCAGCATTATTGCGGCCGATGTTTGAGGTGCGGAGCGAGTATCTCCAGCAGGCGTTTGACACCATTGATAAAGAGTTTGGCTCTGTTGAGCTGTATTTACGTGAGTGTCTAGGGCTGGATGATGCGGCGTTTGGGCAGTTAAGGCAGGATTATCTCTATTAAATTGATAAATAGCGGGCGTAAAAAAGGCGACTGATTGAGTCGCCTTTTCTTTGCCTGCCAGGGATTAATCTAGCTTGCAGGCAGCCTTGGCTGCTTTCATTTGTTTCTTGTGGCAGAGTTCCTGTGACTCTTGACCAACACACCACTTCTTGCGCTTGTTCCACGCGGTAAGTGGCTGACGCTTACCGTTAGAGCACTTTACTGTGTAGTTGGCGAATTCAACGCCTTCAGTAGTGGTGCCCTTAGAGCTGTAAGAGATGCTGGTTGGCTTAGCGGCTAGTGCGCTGCCTGATAACATAACAGCGCCAATCGCTGTCGCTAAAACTAATTTACGCATGTTTGTTCCTAAACTTAAATCCAAAGTGGGCGGCGCAATGACGCAGCTTGTCTGAGTAAGGTCTGCTGCTTTTTAATATGCGCGCTTTAATCTACTCAGTGGTGACCATTCTAAGGTATGTATAGGATGTTACGCAAGGTTACAAAATGGAAACCTTCTGTCCAAAGTGGACAGAAGGTGACAGTTGTCAGTCTTTGGGAGGGAAGTTGTCGAGGATTTTATTGACGACTTTCTGCAGGCTTTTGCGGCGCTCTTCTGGGTTCATATTCTTCGATAGGCGGCCATCGGCGGTGCCGCGCCAAACCAGCTTGTCGGTTGAAGGGTCAATAATATCAATCATTAACGTCCCCTGCTTATAGTGCCTCACGGTTGTTTGAGTGTTACTTGCCCCCATGCCGTAACCTGAGCCGTAGTAACCGTAGCGCCAGTTGGGTGCATAGCCACTATAGGTATTATAAGTATTAATATCGGTACGATCTTCGGTCAAAACGCCATAATTAATTAGGAAGTCGGGTGAATTTTTAACCTTGTTCATACCCTTCTGGGTGAGGCTCTGCTCGGCAAAGTCACGGGTGCGCTGATCAAAGATGTCGCCACCCAGGTATTCCAAGCTTGCCTTGTCGCCAGACTGTGAGGAATGCCAGCTATAGGTTTTAAGTTGGCTAAAGTCGTAGTCCTGTGTGTAATCGGTATTAATATTGACCGATGAGCAGGCGGTGATGACTGCTAGAGCCGCGGTGGCTAGAATAGCTTTAATTGTTTTCATTATTGGCCCTGTATGCGAGATTATTGGGTGATTAGAGTCTTTATATCACCGAGAGTTCAACTGACACAATAAGTTAGTTAACATTGCGTCAAAAATGCGGCGGCGGGGAGCAAAATCGATATACTGGTATTAAGCGTTTAAAGTAGTGGGTGGCTTCGTGCCTCGGGCTAGACTGAGAATTGTGTGGTTTATATGAATAATGACTCCGTAATAGCGACACGTTACAGCAGTTTGGTATCAGTGTTGCTGGCAGCGGCATGTGTGTCGGTAAGCTCTCATGTCGCCGCTCAGCCACAGGCTTTCAGTGGTGTTTATGAGGCCCATTATGGCTTGCTGACCTTGACCGGTAGGCAGCAGGTGAAATCGCTGGGAGAGGATCGTTGGAATATCATCAATTTTGTCGACATTCTTGCGCTAGAAGTCAGTGAAAACGCCACGTTCATCGTGACAGACCAGCAGGTCAGCTCTCAGCGTTATGAGTTCGTTAATCCTTTTAGAAAGAGTCGCAGCGTCGAGTTAGATTTTGATTGGCCGAATTTACAGGCGGTTGAGCACGTCGCCAATGAGACAACGAAAATCAAACCTGCGGTGTTTGATACGCTCAGTTATCAAATGCAGCTGCAGATTGATGTTTGCTCAGATGCAGAGGGTTTTAATGATAAGCAGTATCCCGTTGTCGACAGCGGCCGTTTAAAAACTTATCAAGTGGATATGATCGGAGCGGCTGATGTCGAAACAGAAATGGGCATGATAGAGACCATTAATCTGCGCCAATATCGACCGGGGAAACAACATGAGAAACAAATTGTCATTTGGCTGGCAAAGAATTGGCAGTGTGTTCTTGTACGGATGGAGTTCCACGAGGACGATGAAATCTACTCGGTGCAGCTGACCGAGGGCGTTGTTGCGGGCGAGGCGATCACTGGGGATAAGTAGCGCCGCTCGGTGTTATGCTGAGGGAGGCTGGTAAGTTTTTTTGTTGCTGCGATTGGCTCGCTTTAAGGTGATCAGCTGGTCGACTGCTTGAGATAATTGCGACCGTTCTTCAGTGCTCATGTTGGCGTTCGCCAAGACAAAGTGTGCGGTATTGGCAACATCGCGCCAGCGAGGGTTCTTGGGTAAATTGTTGATGTCAAAATATCGCTCCATGGTTCTTGCTCTCATACGGGAGCCGTCCAAACTGGCGCGCCAAATGCCGCTCTTCTCGGCAAGGTCGATGGTGGTTAGGTTGGTTGTCTGTACCCAAAGGTCGTTTGCTTGATGCATCAGCTCTACGATTGCAGTGCGATAATGCTGTCGATCGTCATCATTGCCTTCTGGTGTGCTCTCTATTTTTATCTTGAGATGATTATTCTCAGCCTGTAATTCGATAAGGGACAGCTGAGTAAGTTGGGCTTGAATGCGGGCAAACAGTTCGTCGCGATAAAATGGCTTAGTAATATAGTCGTTGGCACCAACAGCAAAGCCTTGAGTAATGTCGAGGGGGGTCTGTTTGGCGGAAAGAATAATGATTGGTAATTTTTGGGCGCTGTGCTGCTTTCGCAGCTGTTGGCAAAGCTCCAGTCCGCTCACTTTGGGCATCATCACATCCAGCAGTATCAGGCTTACCCTGTTGTTTTTGAGTAGCTCCAGCCCTTGTTGGGCCGAGTCTGCAAGCAACAGATTGAAGTGGCGACAAAGGTAGCCGTTGAGCACCTCTAGGTTGGTGTGCTCGTCATCGATGATTAGAATCGTCGCTTTATCAGGAGAGAAATCAAGGGTAGGTGGTGCGTTGGCCGGCGTGGCGGCTCTGGAAAGAGGGCTGTATTCGCTGGCGTTGATGTCCTTGGTGGCACCGTTTTTGTGCTGATAGATGTCGAGCATGAATGTGAAACAAGCGCCGCTACCTGGCTCGCTGTCGACGTACAAATTGTGGCCATGGAGTTCAATGAGTTTTTTGCTGATTGCTAAGCCAAGTCCGCTGCCGACCTGATCGTTGTCCCCCTGTTCGAAGTTTTTAAATATTCGTTCCTGATCGCTACGCGCAATGCCAACGCCAGTGTCGGTTACCGATAGGCATATATGGTTGTTCTGTTGCTGAGCCGTAATAGTGACCTTACCCTGGTCGGTGAATTTGATTGCATTAGTGATTAAATTGAATAGAACCTGATATATACGACGTTCGTCGGCATATACCGAAGGGAGGTGGTGGCGGGTGTTGTTGATAATGGTGATGTCTTTATTGCCGACCAGTGGTTCGGCTAATTGGCAGGCCATGTGGCTGAGCTGAGCTAAATTGACAGGCTCTGGTTTGAGCGATAGTTGGCCGCGCTTAACAGCGGCAATGTCAATGATGTCGTTAATGAGATGGCTCAGGCGGTGGCCGCTGGATTTTATAATATTCAGTTTGTTGACGCTGTCGTTTGAAATAGAAGTCGATTCCTCGCTGAGGATTTGATCCGCCATCCCGCTCATGCTGGCTATTGGTGTGCGAAGCTCGTGCGATACGTGTGCAATGAATTCGTCTTTCAAATTGTCCGTATTTTCCAGTGCCTCGATGGTTTCTAGCTGGCTGTTGATTAGCTCTTCTTCAATGTTTTGCTTTTCGCTGCGTGCAACCTTGATGCCATGGGCAAGCCCTATCGATAACACAGAGGCTTCGAAGATGATAAAGAATTCGTCGAGGTTGCTGGTCAGGGTATTAAATGAAATAAGCCCCTCATGCCAAAGTGTTTTAGTTAGCATGCTACAAACAATGGCAAGCCAGGCGGCAACAAAATAACGGGCTTCCCGGCTACCCTTGGCAATCATTGTAACCCCCGCGGCTAACAAAAATAGGTAGTTAATCTGGGCGCTTAAAATCAGCAGATGCAGTCTAAGGCTGTATTCGATAGGGATAAAGGGCAGGGTAAGGCTGTTGGCTAGCTGTAGTAATGCGTAAGCAACTAGTGCCTTATGTAAAGTAGGGGCCATTTTAGAGGTATTGATATAGGCGGTAAAAAAAAGTACCGGGAAAAATAGCGATAGCATGATGGCAAAGTTGAAATCGACAGCATCTTGTATAGGGGCTTCTGGCCAGATGGTCATTAAGGCGTAGCCGTTTTCGATATAAATTGTTGCTGTCATCGCGATCTGAAAAAGGACGTAGTAAATATATCCCGGCTCTCTAATGGATAAGGCAATAAATAAGTTATATATAATCATCGCAACCATGAAACCAAAGAAAGATGATTTCAGTGCTGTGTCGATCAAGCCTTGTAGATAAAATTCAGACTGAGTTGAAATGGTCACGGGGATGGCAATAGTGCCTGCATTCTCAAATCGCCAATACAATTGGGTGGTGCCCTGGGGGAGTTGTAAATTAAAACTGGTATTACGGAAATAATTATCTCGCATGCTCATTGGGAGGTTTCTGCCTGCGTATTTATGTACCCAGGTGCCATCGGGCTGCTGGTAAAAGAGGTCGACTCTGTCCATGCCGGTAAATAGTATCTCGGCCAACCAGTGGCGCTGCAGATTGGTTTGATTGTTAATCTTTAGTGTTGTCCATAATACTTTTGTTGAGTAGCCGAAGTTTGGTGAGTTCGAAAGGTTGGTTAGTGGTGGTTTGATTTTAGAGGCGGCAATAAAAGTGTCGAAATCCCAATGACCATCAGGGTTTTTCCAAGCTTTCATATGGGATGCTGCTTGATAGCTTTTTTGGTCGTCGGTTAGCGCCAATATTTGGGCTGATGCGTTGCTGACCGAAATTAAGTAAATGCAGAGCAGCGCGAGCAGGCCTGTGCAATATTTGCAAATTAGGGCGAGGGGCTTGGTCATGTTATGTGATTGAATCCGTTCGATCAGCTTGTAGTGAATTGAAAGTGCCGGCTCTTGGCTTGCCATAGGCGCGAAATACTACATCACCCAGCTGTTATAATGTAACCTTGAAGCCGAGCGCTATATCGCGTTAACATATATTCTCTGGTGCGATTGTGACAGAGTTAAAGCTTTGTGAATAAATTGCTGCCTTCTTAATCGGGGCGTGGTGCCGTTTTTTCCCAAGCCAGTGTTAATAATAACGATAAAAATCGGGATAAGAAAGGCTGTTATTTTCTTTATGTTTCCATTTATCAATATCTTAGCATTATCTTCAGAGTTTGTTAGAGCGTCGCTGGCTATGAGATAATCTGGCTGATAAAGCGCCTTGGTCAAAATGTTACTCGAATAATTCAATACACAAACTGGTTGTGGTAGTGGAGTCGCCCTGTTCTTTTCTTGTGAAAGGATATTGATATCTCTAAGTGTGTGATGATGAAAATATATAAAAGGAATAAACGTGCGTATAAGGATATTAAAATTTGCGATCCTGTTTTCAGGGGTGTTTGGTTTCTCGTTGGCGGTAGCAGAACCCTTCACCTTAAAGGAGGCGGTACTGCAAGTATTGGCTCGGAACCCGACCGTTTACAGCGCGGTACAGGAATACAAATCGCGCGGGTTTGAGGTGCGAGAGGCTCAGGCAGGTTACTTGCCCAGCGTCGATATTGGTTTGGGTATCGGTTATGAAGAGGTGAGCAACCCTGCAACTAATAATGAAGATGTTGATCTCACTCGAAAGGAGTCGAGTATTAATGTTAGGCAAATGCTGTTCGATGGATTCCGCACCAGCAACGAAGTTTCTCGGCAAGAGCACCGGGAGCAGACGGCGAAGTTTGAGGCTTTTTCTGTAGCAGAAAACCAAGCGCTAAGAGCTGCCGAAGTCTATATCGAGGTGTTGAAGTCGAAAGAGTTTGTGGCCATGGCTGAACAGACGCTGAGAGTGCACGACAAAATCAAAAAGAAAATGGCTGAGCGCATGAAGTCAGGCGTCGGCAATGAGTCGGACTATACGCAGGTGTCAGCGCGGGTTGCGCTTGCAGAGGGTAATTTAGAAATCGCCGACAGCCACTATCGTGATTCGATCACCAATTATTTAAGGGTTGTGGGCTCGCAGCCGCCCATCGATGAGATGGTAATGCCAGCCTCTCTTAAGGGTAGCTTTGACTTGGATATTAAGCAGGAAACTCAGCTGGCTCTGGAACAGCATCCAACATTAGTGGCCGCGACATCAGATGTTGGTGCTGCACAGGCTCAATACAGTGCTGCTAAAAGTAATATGTGGCCGAGGGTTCATTTAGAGGCGTCGAAGCGGTTCGATGATGATATCGGCGGCATAGAGGGCAATGATGAGGATTTGATTGTAGCCCTAAGATTCCGCTATGACATCTATGCTGGGGGTGGCCGCAGCGCTCGTAAGCATTACGCCGCCTATCAAGTAGAGGAGGCAAAAGGCTTGCGGGATAACGCCCATATGCAGGTAATCGAAGCGATGAGGTTATCGTTTAATGCCTATAAATCACTGAACACCAAAATATCTTATCAAAAGCAGCATGTGGATTTTGCCTTGAAGACTCGCAACGCTTACAAAGAGCAGTTCAATATAGGTAAGCGCACCTTGTTAGATGTGTTGAATACCGAAAATGAGTATGTGGATGCGCAGCGCTCGTATATTAGATCCAGCTATGATCGTCAATACTCTGAATATAGAATCATGAATGCCAAGGGGCAAATGATATCAAGTTTGGGATTGAGCATGAGTGACCTGTTAGAAATGAACTAGCGTACATTGAACTGATATTGATACAAATATAATTACGTTATTGCTGCTGGGTGGACCGTTATATGGATAAGGAAGTCACACTGGGAACTGTTAAAGAGGTTTCTGGCATTGTAGAAGTTGTTGATGTCGATGGTGGCAAGCGCCAGCTTGAACCAGGAGCTCCGATTTTTGCCGGTGAGCAGCTTGTTGTGTCAGATCAGGCAGTGGTTGATGTTACCCTGCAAAATGGCCAGCCGTTGGTGGTC from Sinobacterium norvegicum includes these protein-coding regions:
- a CDS encoding TolC family outer membrane protein, encoding MAVAEPFTLKEAVLQVLARNPTVYSAVQEYKSRGFEVREAQAGYLPSVDIGLGIGYEEVSNPATNNEDVDLTRKESSINVRQMLFDGFRTSNEVSRQEHREQTAKFEAFSVAENQALRAAEVYIEVLKSKEFVAMAEQTLRVHDKIKKKMAERMKSGVGNESDYTQVSARVALAEGNLEIADSHYRDSITNYLRVVGSQPPIDEMVMPASLKGSFDLDIKQETQLALEQHPTLVAATSDVGAAQAQYSAAKSNMWPRVHLEASKRFDDDIGGIEGNDEDLIVALRFRYDIYAGGGRSARKHYAAYQVEEAKGLRDNAHMQVIEAMRLSFNAYKSLNTKISYQKQHVDFALKTRNAYKEQFNIGKRTLLDVLNTENEYVDAQRSYIRSSYDRQYSEYRIMNAKGQMISSLGLSMSDLLEMN